A single region of the Vanacampus margaritifer isolate UIUO_Vmar chromosome 13, RoL_Vmar_1.0, whole genome shotgun sequence genome encodes:
- the LOC144062274 gene encoding cystathionine gamma-lyase-like: protein MENHVQGDRNDLFAGFGTAFKSFATDAIHVGQEPEQWTSRAVVPPISLSTTFKQSEPGKNFGYEYSRSGNPTRNCLESAVAALDGAKHCLAVASGLAATVTITHMLKAGDGIICMDDVYGGTNRYFQRVAAEFGLQITLVDCTKPELLKAALKPNTKMVWIETPTNPTMKVVDIRVCSDLVHDHNKDIVVVVDNTFMSAYFQRPLALGADICMYSATKYMNGHSDVIMGLISVKREDLYDRLKFLQNALGGVPSPFDCYLVNRGLKTLHLRMECHFKNGMAAAKFLEADSRVERVIFPGLRSHPQYEIVKRQCTGCPGMITFYIKGKLQHANAFLKSLKLFAVAESLGGYESLAEHPAIMTHASVPEKERSILGISDTLIRLSVGLEDEADIIEDLDQALAAAAAINLQKN, encoded by the exons ATGGAGAACCACGTTCAGGGCGACCGGAACGACTTGTTTGCCGGTTTCGGCACGGCCTTCAAGTCGTTCGCCACAGATGCCATCCACGTCGGCCAGGAGCCGGAGCAGTGGACTTCGAGGGCCGTAGTGCCGCCGATATCGCTGTCAACCACGTTCAAACAGAGCGAACCAGGGAAAAACTTT GGCTATGAATACAGCCGCAGTGGAAACCCGACAAGAAACTGTCTTGAGAGTGCCGTGGCAGCATTGGATGGGGCAAAGCACT GCCTTGCCGTTGCTTCAGGGCTTGCTGCCACAGTGACCATCACTCACATGCTGAAGGCGGGAGATGGAATCATCTGCATGGATGATGTTTATGGAG GTACGAACCGCTACTTCCAGAGAGTGGCTGCTGAATTTGGGCTGCAGATCACTTTAGTCGATTGTACCAAACCAGAACTACTCAAGGCGGCTCTGAAGCCTAACACTAAA ATGGTTTGGATCGAGACACCAACCAACCCAACTATGAAAGTTGTCGACATTCGGGTTTGTTCAGACTTGGTGCACGATCACAACAAAGACATTGTGGTCGTGGTAGACAACACCTTCATGTCTGCTTACTTTCAG CGCCCTCTGGCTTTAGGAGCAGATATTTGCATGTACTCAGCCACCAAATATATGAACG GTCACAGTGATGTGATTATGGGCCTGATATCTGTCAAGCGAGAGGATCTGTATGACCGACTGAAGTTTCTACAGAATG CTCTAGGGGGCGTGCCATCCCCTTTTGACTGCTACCTGGTCAACCGTGGACTGAAGACGTTGCATCTGCGCATGGAGTGCCACTTTAAGAACGGCATGGCCGCAGCCAAGTTTCTAGAGGCAGATTCTAGAGTGGAGCGTGTCATCTTCCCAG GTCTGCGCTCACACCCGCAGTATGAAATAGTAAAAAGACAATGCACAGGATGTCCTGGAATGATCACCTTCTACATTAAAGGGAAACTCCAACATGCCAACGCCTTCCTCAAGAGTCTCAAA CTGTTTGCAGTGGCTGAGAGTCTTGGTGGTTATGAAAGCTTAGCAGAACATCC GGCAATTATGACTCATGCGTCGGTGCCCGAGAAGGAAAGGAGCATTTTGGGCATTAGTGACACTCTGATCCGGCTCTCTGTGGGACTGGAGGACGAGGCGGACATCATTGAAGATCTGGATCAAGcacttgctgctgctgctgctatt aaTCTGCAGAAGAATTAA